One window of Pyxicephalus adspersus chromosome 4, UCB_Pads_2.0, whole genome shotgun sequence genomic DNA carries:
- the TRMT61B gene encoding LOW QUALITY PROTEIN: tRNA (adenine(58)-N(1))-methyltransferase, mitochondrial (The sequence of the model RefSeq protein was modified relative to this genomic sequence to represent the inferred CDS: inserted 1 base in 1 codon; substituted 2 bases at 2 genomic stop codons; added 4 bases not found in genome assembly), with protein MAPGKGVPRLCRALLSRTLPPAGGAATLLSCRHRLHIQRAVSYSDCPGGGDREDEPGHQRAAGSPGSGRLLRRAWGRSLSPLDRVSRMIPPEFISKDVQDLQGPDVSSDQATPQGPLQEPTLQGTEDAWRTSQLQPPTSPLLPFPEESCDPSAPQGMGDAWRTSQPQPPTSPLSPTLEADGDPSPPQGMGDAWRTSQPQPPTSPLSPTLEADDDPSPPQGIPFRPGDLLLAEYRVKYHSMFKKMFFLKQHGKFISNWGAIDNQDIVGKLPGQKLKTSTGHKLMLRRPSLEEYVKFMKRGPNIAYPKDMTAMMMVMDISPGDVVLEAGSGSGAFSLFLSRAVGSDGCVYSFDVRADHHQVAKKNYXWMKCWSETGTCCRKXWAETGARLSHCFSVRXLPYHFLQAVLDMLNPQVALPVVVGNLKQGAVCAVYIANITQVIDLLEGIRCCKLPLMCDKIIEVGFTDWIVTPSLGKSGRISKRVEPRTLEELEQEEEKDDDDDDTDEDDECPAGSEAFGQIPYIARPLPWQTGHTAFLVHLRKFKAPTD; from the exons CACCGGGGAAGGGGGTGCCCCGGCTGTGTAGGGCTCTGCTCTCCCGTACACTGCCCCCTGCTGGTGGTGCGGCCACTCTCCTCTCCTGCAGGCACCGGCTCCACATTCAGCGAGCTGTCAGCTACTCAGACTGCCCTGGAGGGGGTGACAGGGAGGATGAGCCGGGGCATCAGAGAGCAGCAGGGTCGCCAGGATCTGGCAGGTTGCTTAGGAGGGCATGGGGTAGATCACTGTCCCCTCTGGACAGGGTCAGTAGGATGATCCCACCAGAGTTCATCTCCAAAGACGTTCAGGACCTGCAGGGTCCCGATGTGTCCTCAGACCAGGCCACCCCCCAGGGGCCCCTACAGGAGCCAACACTACAGGGCACAGAGGACGCATGGAGGACTTCTCAACTACAACCCCCAACATCTCCCCTATTGCCCTTTCCAGAAGAAAGTTGTGACCCCTCAGCACCACAGGGCATGGGGGACGCTTGGAGGACTTCTCAACCACAACCCCCAACATCTCCTCTATCACCCACCCTAGAAGCAGATGGTGACCCCTCACCACCACAGGGTATGGGGGATGCTTGGAGGACTTCTCAACCACAACCCCCAACCTCTCCTCTATCGCCCACCCTAGAAGCAGATGATGACCCCTCACCACCCCAAGGCATACCGTTCAGACCAGGAGATCTTCTGCTGGCAGAGTACAGGGTGAAATATCACTCCATGTTCAAGAAGATGTTCTTTCTGAAACAACACGGCAAATTCATCAGCAACTGGGGGGCCATCGACAACCAGGACATAGTGGGCAAACTGCCGGGGCAGAAGCTTAAGACCTCTACGGGGCACAAGCTTATGCTGAGAAGACCCTCATTGGAGGAATATGTCAAGTTCATGAAGAGGGGGCCCAATATTGCCTATCCAAAG GACATGACGGCCATGATGATGGTGATGGACATCAGCCCTGGGGATGTCGTATTGGAAGCCGGTTCTGGTTCTGGAGCCTTCAGCTTGTTCTTGTCACGTGCAG TGGGCTCGGACGGCTGTGTTTATAGCTTTGACGTGCGGGCCGACCACCATCAAGTTGCAAAGAAGAATT GCTGGATGAAATGTTGGTCAGAGACTGGGACATGCTGTAGGAAATGATGGGCTGAGACTGGGGCCAGGCTTTCACATTGTTTCTCAGTAAGGTGACTTCCTTATCATTTTCTGCAGGCTGTTCTGGACATGTTAAATCCACAAGTGGCCCTGCCGGTGGTAGTGGGAAACCTCAAGCAGGGGGCAGTGTGTGCCGTGTACATAGCTAA TATCACGCAGGTGATCGACCTCCTGGAGGGAATTCGGTGCTGTAAGCTTCCTCTGATGTGCGACAAGATCATAGAGGTCGGATTCACAGACTGGATAGTGACGCCATCTCTAGGTAAAAGTGGCAGGATCTCCAAGAGGGTGGAGCCTCGGACATTGGAAGAACTCgaacaagaggaggagaaggacgatgatgatgatgacacaGATG AGGATGATGAATGTCCAGCTGGATCAGAAGCATTCGGACAAATTCCTTATATTGCTCGACCTCTGCCATGGCAAACAGGACACACAG CTTTTCTTGTGCACCTGAGAAAATTTAAAGCCCCAACAGACTGA